Below is a genomic region from Vulgatibacter sp..
CTCAGGACTCCGGGCCGTCGCCGAGAAACCAGGAAAGGCCGATGGTGAAGAGGAGCTGGTTCTGCAGATCCTTCTCCAACTCGCCGGACCGCCCGAAGACTTCGGTCTGGTAGAGCACGTCGCGGATCTCGAACCGCAGCGTGGCATTGCGGGAGACGAAGTAGCGCTGGCCCACGCCGAGGTGGAGCGCCGGGGCGATCGTCGACTCGACGGTGCTGCCGTCCGGCGGCGCCATCTTCGACTCGACGAAGCCGGCACCGACGACGCCGTAGGTGTCGAAGTGGAGCACCTTCTCGGCGAGCACCGAGATCTTGCCGTAGAGCGGCGCCCAGCTCAGATCGACGCTGCCGATCAGCCCCATGTCGCCGGGGGTCCTCGCGAGATCGTCCTTGGTGGGGACCTCGCAATTCTGGCCGCTCGAATCACAGCGGGTCACGGCGCCCGACGGCGAGGAGAGCGCGTAGGCGGCGTTCAAGCCCGCCGACCACTCCTCGCCGAAGTGGTAGGCGTAACGCAGGCCGAACGTGTACTTCGAGAAGAAGCCGTCGTTGAGCGAGAGCCCGACGGTCGGCGTCAGCTCGTGTCTGCCGTCCTTGGCGAACATCCTGCCGGAGACCGGCTTGATGCGTTCGTCGAGGTCGAGGTTGGCCTCTTCCTTCACCTCTTTGGCGGCGGCCTCGTCTGCACGGGCCTCGGCCTGTGCGTCGCGGTCGGCTTCCTGTGCAGCGGCTGCTGCTGGAAGAGCGAGGAGCGCGGCGGCGAGGAGCGGAGCGATGCTTCGGTTGCGAATCACGGGGCGCATCCTCACGGGTTCTCGTAGGTGAAGGAGCCCGGCAGCCAGAAGGAGAGGCCCACGTTGAGCGTGAGCACCTTCTGGATCTCGGAGATCTGGCGGTCCTGCGGGCGGTCTGCGTAGAGCAGCTGCTTCACCCAGAACTCAAACGCCATGAAGTCGAACATGGCGAAGCGCTGGCCGATGCCGATGTCCACCGCGGGGTGGGCGCCGTCGTCCACCGGCGAGCCGGAGGTCTGCGACCAGGCGACACCGACGCCGGAGAGCAGGAAGAGGTCGTAGGCGACGATGGTGTTGCCCCAGGCGAGCTTGCCGTAGATGGGCGTCCACACCATGTCGGCGCCTGCGGTCCAGTCCAGCTTCGAGGAGAGGAGCAGCGACTTCAGCTCCCGCTTGGCGATGCGCACGTTGTCGGTCTGCGCGATGCCGAATTTCTCGTAGTGGAGGGAGAGCGCCAGCGAATCGGCGAAGTGCCAGTTGGCGGCGATGCCGCCACCGACCTTCGAATAGAAGGCGTCGTTGAGCGAGATCGCGAAGGACGGGACCACCTCGAGCCGGTTGCGCTTGAGGAAGTGCTTGCGCTGCACGGCCTTGACCCGGTCGTCCTGGGTCACGGCGCGCTCGACGCCGTCATCGGGGCGGCCGGCCTGCTGCCGGGCGAGCTCCTCGGCGGAGGCGGGGGGCGGCTGCGCTGGCGCCTGGGCTGCCTCGGTCTCGGTGGAGTTCTCCGGCGCGTCGCCGGAGAGGTCGAGACCGAGTCCCTGTGCCAGGGCAGGCGACGCGCCGAAAAGCAGCAGCGAAGCTGCCATCGAGGCGAGCGTTCTCACGCGGGGACTCCCTTTTCGGGCGGAGGGACGGTGGCCATCTGGCTTCATTTCCAAGTGATCCGCCTGAAAGTGCAAAATCTGAATGGGCCGATGCTACAGCGCCCCCCGAGAGGGAGCAAGCGCCGTTCCGGGGTCCCACACGCCGGGGAGGTGACACCGGTGGTGCGGGTGGGAAGCGGGCCCACCCGCCCGACGAGGGGGCCTGCCCGGTCGCCGGCAGCGCGGATGGGGCCCCTCGCCAGGCCCGGGACCGCTGCCGATGAAGCCGTCGGAAAGGGCGCGGCGCAAGTTTCCCGCCGGCGGAACGGCCCGGCCGCTTAGGAGAATTTGCGCTTATCTTGAGGCCCACACGCAGGCTGTGTTACCGCTTGGGCATGTCCACCCGTCGCATTCCGTCCGTGGGCCTTTTCGCCCTGGCCTGCTCCCTCGGCTTCTTCCTCACCGCCGGCTCCTGCGTGGAGACCGACGTCGGTGCGCCCTGCAACCTCGCGCAGAACGCGACATACGTCGGGAAGAACGACCCGAACTGTCCGAGCAAAGAAGAGGCGAACGTCGAGGAGCACCGCTCGTGCTTCGAGTTCTCGCCGTCGCGCGAAGATCTCGCTGCGGGCGGCGACAAGGAGTACGTCTCCTTCGGCGCCGCCGAATGCGACAACCTCACCTGCGTCCGCTCCAAGGGAGAGCCCGTGCCTGAAACGGACGAGGCGCCCAACGGGACCTGCTCCGGCGAGTGCATCACCGACCAGGACTGCTCTTCGGAAGATGGCAAATTCGTCTGCCGCGAGCTCTTCCTCGACCAGGCGTTCCTCACGCAGCTGCGCGAGAACCTCACCGAGGAGGAGTACGCCCGCTACTTCGGCCGCATCCAGAACACCAAGTTCTGCGCCCGCGCCGAGTAGCCGCGCCCACGCACGAAAATCGAAAGCCCCCGTCGCCTCTGCGAGGCAGCGGGGGCTTCGTCGTCTCGGCGCCGGCAGCGCGCTACTCGTCTCGCTCGTATCCTTCGCCGGCGAGGAAGCGGGCGGCAGCCTCGGGCCCGAGTGTCTCGCGCATCATCCCCTCGACCGCCGCCTCGAAGGCCTGCCGCGCAGGCTCGTCCACCCAGAGGAAGCGAACGCCCATGCCCGCGTCCGGCGGGGTGGCCTTCGTCCAGACCACCTCTCCCTGCAGCGAAAATGGCTCTTCCCGCCCGGGCACGCCGAGGAGGAAGGAGAAGCGGGTCCCGACCGGCAGTGGACGCGGCGTCTTCACGAAGGTGCCGCCGCGGGAGAGGTTCTTCGTGTATTCGGCGAAGAACGCCTCCATCCTCCGGTATTCGAGCCGCAGCGCGATCGGAATGCGGGCAACCCTGCGCCGATCCTGCGAGTTGTCGCTCATCTCTTCGCACTCCGTGCGGCGGGAAGGCACAGGGGCCAGGCCGCGTTCGACGACGGCAGCGTACAACACCTGGGCAGGGACGGAGGAAACGGTATGCAGGCAGCAGGGCCGATTGCAGCGCGGATGGCCGGCTTGTGGCGCAGGCCGCGGATCCGGCTCGCGCTCCTCGGCGCGGGAGCGCTCGGCCTTCTCTCGCCCCTCCTGCCCCTTGCAGCCGTCCCCGGCTACGAGTCCGCCCTCCTGGCCAACCTCGTCGTCGGCCTCCTCGCCGGTGTGATCGGAATCGCCGCGGCGCGGCAGGAGCGCGCCGTCGAGCGGGGCGAACTGCAGGCGATCGAGCGCAACCCCGCCGCCTTCACTGCGGTGGCCCGCGGGACCTTCGCCGCCTTCGCCACCAGCGCGCTCGCGATCCTGCCCTTCGTCGGCGCGGCGCTCGTCACCGGCGCCATCGGCGCGCCCTGCTCGGTCACGGCCGGGCTGGGCTGGTATCCGGTGCTGCCGCTTCCCTCCGCCTTCCTCGGCGCGGCGCTGGGTTTTCTCTGCGGCGCGGTGACGGAACGCCGCCGCCTGCCGGGCGCGCTCTACGCCGCCGTGCTCGCGGCCACCTTCCTCGCCACCGCCCTGCCCGTGCTCTTCGGGCCGCAGGTCTTCCTCTACCACCACCTCCTCGGCTTCCTGCCCGGCCCGCTCTACGACGAGGTGGTGCAGATCGAGCTGCCCCTCGTGACCTACCGCCTCCTCACGGTGGCGTGGGGCGCGGCGACGCTGGGCCTCGTCGCGCTCTGCTGGCGCGGCGGCACGATCGGCGTCCCCGCGTTCCGTCCCCTCGCCCTCACGCTCTTCGTCGGCGCCGCCACGCTGGTCGCGGTGGGCTGGGCGGATCGCCACGAGATCGGCTACGCCCGCAGCAACGAGAGCGTGCGGGAGGAGCTGGGCGGCCTCGTCGAGGGCGAGCGCTGCACCGTGGTCCACCCGCGGGAGATGAAGCGCGCGAGCGTGCTGCGCTTCGTGGAGGAATGCGACGCACGGGTGGCGGAGCTCGAGCGCTTCTTCGACACCGAGGCGCAGCGCCCCACCGTCTTTCTCTATGCGAACCGCGAGCAGAAGCGCCGCCTCGTCGGCGCCTCCGGTACCCAGTTCGCCAAGCCGTGGATCGGGCAGCTGCACGTGGACGATCGCGGCTACCCGCATCCGGTGCTCAAGCACGAGCTCGCCCACCTGGTGGCGGGCCGAATCGGCAGGCCGCCCTTCGGCGTCACCGCGGTGCTCGGCGGCCTGTTGCCGGTGCAGGGGCTGGTCGAGGGCGCCGCCGTCGCAGCCGACTGGCCTGCAGGCGAGCTCACGATCCACGAGCAGGCCCGGGCGATGCGCGTGCTCGGGCTCGCGCCGGCGCTGCCGCGGATCATGTCCGCCACCGGCTTCTACGGCGAGTCGGCCTCCCGGGCCTATACCTACGCCGGATCCTTCGTGCGCTGGCTGGTGGAGGCACGCGGCGCCGCGTCGTTCGCCCGGCTCTACAGGGACGGCGATTTCCATGCGGCCTACGGCACGCCGCTGCCCGAGCTGGTTCAGGAGTGGGAGGCGTGGCTCGACGCACAGCCACTCTCCGAGCGGGCGCGGGTGGTGGCGGAGCGCCGCTTCAAGCGCCCCGCGATCTTCCGCAGGCCCTGCGCCCGTGAGGTGGCGGACCTCACCGACGAGGCAGGCGACGCGCTGCGCGCCGGCGATGCGGAGAAGGCCGTCGAGCTCTACGGGCGCTGCTCCGAGCTCGACGCAGGCGATCCCGGGTTCCTCGTCTCGCAGGCGCGGGCGCTGGCGGAGGACGGCAGGGCCGAGGAGGTCGAGGCGCTCCGGCCCCTGCTCGACGCCCACCCCTCGGTCGACGATCTCCTGCGCGCACGGCTCCTCGTCTCCCTGGGCGACGCCTGGGCCCACCGCGGCGATCCGCTCCGCGCTGCAGAGGCGTGGCGCAAGGCGGGCGCCTTCCAGATCGATCGTGCCGGCACCCGCGAGGTCGACGTGAAGGCGGAGGCAGTCACCGACGCAGCCTGGGCCAGCGCCGTGCTCCCCTACCTGGCGGAAGGCTCCGACGCGCGGCTCCTCGCCGTGCGCGATCTCCTCGAGCGCCGTCCCGACTACGCCACCGGCTGGTATCTGGTCGGCCGCCGTCTCGTGCAGCGGGACGAGCCCGCCCTCGCCATCGCCCACCTCGACCGCGCCCTGGCAGGCACCCTGCCCTCCGCCCAGATCGAGCGCGAGGCGAGGCGCCAGCGCGCCCTCGCCCTGCTGGCCCTCCACCGCCACGCCGAGGCGGAGGCCGAGCTCGTCTCGATCCTCCACGCCGGCGACCTCGGCGAGCAGCTCGAAACCGCCGACCTCCTCGCCCTCACCCGCTTCGCCGCCGCCCGCCGCCTCGCCACCCGCTGAAAAGGCCCCCACCACCGCCGTGCCGGCTCACGCAGCGCCACCGCACCGCCGCACCGCCGACTGGCGACACCCGCCAGCTGCTCGGCGAGCAGCCGATCGAGGCGCCGCGCCGCCGGTGCGCGCGATCCGCGGGAAGTCGGGGGGGACCCGTCGCGCAGCGACGGGGGGGTCCTGTTTCCCGCGGGAGCGCGACGC
It encodes:
- a CDS encoding outer membrane beta-barrel domain-containing protein produces the protein MIRNRSIAPLLAAALLALPAAAAAQEADRDAQAEARADEAAAKEVKEEANLDLDERIKPVSGRMFAKDGRHELTPTVGLSLNDGFFSKYTFGLRYAYHFGEEWSAGLNAAYALSSPSGAVTRCDSSGQNCEVPTKDDLARTPGDMGLIGSVDLSWAPLYGKISVLAEKVLHFDTYGVVGAGFVESKMAPPDGSTVESTIAPALHLGVGQRYFVSRNATLRFEIRDVLYQTEVFGRSGELEKDLQNQLLFTIGLSWFLGDGPES
- a CDS encoding outer membrane beta-barrel domain-containing protein, yielding MRTLASMAASLLLFGASPALAQGLGLDLSGDAPENSTETEAAQAPAQPPPASAEELARQQAGRPDDGVERAVTQDDRVKAVQRKHFLKRNRLEVVPSFAISLNDAFYSKVGGGIAANWHFADSLALSLHYEKFGIAQTDNVRIAKRELKSLLLSSKLDWTAGADMVWTPIYGKLAWGNTIVAYDLFLLSGVGVAWSQTSGSPVDDGAHPAVDIGIGQRFAMFDFMAFEFWVKQLLYADRPQDRQISEIQKVLTLNVGLSFWLPGSFTYENP
- the cglC gene encoding adventurous gliding motility lipoprotein CglC, with the translated sequence MGLFALACSLGFFLTAGSCVETDVGAPCNLAQNATYVGKNDPNCPSKEEANVEEHRSCFEFSPSREDLAAGGDKEYVSFGAAECDNLTCVRSKGEPVPETDEAPNGTCSGECITDQDCSSEDGKFVCRELFLDQAFLTQLRENLTEEEYARYFGRIQNTKFCARAE
- a CDS encoding TIGR02266 family protein, yielding MSDNSQDRRRVARIPIALRLEYRRMEAFFAEYTKNLSRGGTFVKTPRPLPVGTRFSFLLGVPGREEPFSLQGEVVWTKATPPDAGMGVRFLWVDEPARQAFEAAVEGMMRETLGPEAAARFLAGEGYERDE